One Odontesthes bonariensis isolate fOdoBon6 chromosome 17, fOdoBon6.hap1, whole genome shotgun sequence genomic window carries:
- the LOC142365919 gene encoding protein LBH-like isoform X1, which yields MHLPKLLPFQLIVPMDSVFIIKSRMTEGMNSLEPGTEDFSGGGAGGDQDSIFPDTHERYPKLSKRLPSIVVEPIDAAEVESGELRWPPDEPSTPEAQTERRTADKQTADEEEANAGVDEEASGVEMQESN from the exons ATGCATCTTCCAAAGTTACTGCCTTTCCAGTTAATTGTTCCCATGGACAGCGTTTTCATCATCAAATCAAG GATGACTGAGGGAATGAACTCTCTGGAGCCAGGGACGGAGGACTTCAGTgggggaggagcaggaggagatcAGGATTCA ATCTTCCCAGATACCCATGAAAGGTATCCGAAGCTGTCCAAGAGGCTTCCCTCTATCGTGGTGGAGCCAATAGATGCAGCGGAGGTTGAGAGTGGTGAGCTCCGCTGGCCGCCAGATGAGCCCAGCACCCCAGAAGCACAAACTGAGAGACGGACTGcagacaaacaaactgcag ATGAGGAGGAGGCAAATGCCGGAGTGGACGAAGAGGCGTCAGGGGTGGAGATGCAGGAATCCAACTGA
- the LOC142365919 gene encoding uncharacterized protein LOC142365919 isoform X2 has protein sequence MTEGMNSLEPGTEDFSGGGAGGDQDSIFPDTHERYPKLSKRLPSIVVEPIDAAEVESGELRWPPDEPSTPEAQTERRTADKQTADEEEANAGVDEEASGVEMQESN, from the exons ATGACTGAGGGAATGAACTCTCTGGAGCCAGGGACGGAGGACTTCAGTgggggaggagcaggaggagatcAGGATTCA ATCTTCCCAGATACCCATGAAAGGTATCCGAAGCTGTCCAAGAGGCTTCCCTCTATCGTGGTGGAGCCAATAGATGCAGCGGAGGTTGAGAGTGGTGAGCTCCGCTGGCCGCCAGATGAGCCCAGCACCCCAGAAGCACAAACTGAGAGACGGACTGcagacaaacaaactgcag ATGAGGAGGAGGCAAATGCCGGAGTGGACGAAGAGGCGTCAGGGGTGGAGATGCAGGAATCCAACTGA